From one Eleginops maclovinus isolate JMC-PN-2008 ecotype Puerto Natales chromosome 7, JC_Emac_rtc_rv5, whole genome shotgun sequence genomic stretch:
- the LOC134866803 gene encoding E3 SUMO-protein ligase ZBED1-like isoform X3, with amino-acid sequence MAPLRLKRSKVWLHFTLHKDGNRAFCNHCKLLITSAGGNTSNMHKHLRTQHGINFNECRVFDALRSDSSQASTTTVALGANTEGNSGELPKHMLLLDVRTRWNSLYLMMERFTEQFPAIQAAAIDPRIRRPMEKERLDRIGNEDLRKAEEFVHLMRKHYTSTLAVSSDKSATCGEILPILQKLEQQYTVQEGDSAFTRSIKENIWKDLSKRYQGTDIQRFLEEATILDPRFKYKVKSDAVWDRIREAAITANTVAARDELPGEGETQREGCEDGEEEEVEEHYALPPPSKKTALEELFEEEDNELQSIRESQPRLSLAQKVDQEIQFYKSLPSIPCRDSAALWWWNKQDTLPLLSGLAENYLCVQASSTPSERVFSTAGDTISPERSRILPEKADMLIFLQKNC; translated from the exons atggcacccctaaggttaaaacggtccaaagtgtggcttcatttcacattacataaggATGGCAACAGGGCGTTTTGCAACCACTGCAAATTGTTGATAACATCGGCGGGAgggaatacttcaaatatgcataaacatctgCGCACACAACACGGGATAAACTTTAACGAGTGTCGCGTTTTTGATGCCCTTCGGAGTGACAGCAGCCAAGCTTCTACGACCACCGTGGCCTTGGGGGCTAACACCGAAGGCAACTCTGGTG AGCTGCCCAAGCACATGCTCCTCCTGGATGTAAGGACCAGATGGAATTCCCTCTATTTGATGATGGAGAGATTCACCGAGCAGTTCCCTGCTATCCAGGCTGCAGCCATAGATCCACGCATAAGAAGGCCCATGGAGAAGGAAag gTTGGACAGAATAGGCAACGAGGACTTAAGGAAAGCAGAGGAGTTTGTGCATCTCATGCGGAAGCATTACACCTCCACACTGGCCGTCTCCAGCGACAAAAGTGCAACCTGCGGTGAGATTTTGCCCATCTTGCAGAAGCTGGAGCAACAGTACACTGTGCAGGAAGGTGACTCTGCGTTCACAAGGAGCATCAAGGAGAACATTTGGAAGGATCTCTCCAAACGCTACCAG gGAACTGACATTCAGAGATTCCTGGAGGAAGCCACCATCTTGGACCccagatttaaatacaaagtgaaaagtgatGCAGTCTGGGACAGGATCAGGGAAgctgcaataacagcaaatacagtggcagcaagagatgag CTcccaggggaaggagagacacagagggaaggctgcgaagatggggaggaggaagaagtagaggAACACTAT gcaCTGCCACCACCATCAAAAAAGACAGCCTTGGAAGAACTATTCGAGGAGGAGGACAACGAGCTGCAGTCAATCCGTGAATCACAGCCCCGTCTTTCCCTGGCTCAGAAGGTGGATCAGGAAATCCAGTTCTACAAAAGCCTGCCCTCCATCCCCTGCAGGGATAGCGCCGCACTGTGGTGGTGGAACAAGCAGGATACGCTGCCCTTGCTATCTGGACTGGCTGAAAActacctctgtgtgcaggcttCCTCCACCCCATCTGAGAGGGTGTTCTCCACGGCTGGAGACACCATAAGCCCCGAAAGATCCCGTATCCTTCCAGAAAAAGCAGATATGctcatatttctgcaaaagaactgttaa
- the LOC134866803 gene encoding E3 SUMO-protein ligase ZBED1-like isoform X1: MAPLRLKRSKVWLHFTLHKDGNRAFCNHCKLLITSAGGNTSNMHKHLRTQHGINFNECRVFDALRSDSSQASTTTVALGANTEGNSGDLEQDDDRDETGSLADSEASSTCSRLPLASIFVEAGRNKMSQAKVEECHRAVTKFVVKGLHPFSTVDAPEFREMTKVLNPKYKAPSRESLTNHLIPAWYGVEKGNVISELKTVSKAAITADGWTSFCQDHYLTVTLHYVSNGQVKEKVLKTKAVYQSQTGSAVAEEIDYILEEYGVREKVVAATVDNAANMDVAIKQLQIVKFPCFAHTLNLGAQKLYNCTAISNWAARVRAVVVWMKRSHMAKVVLKEKQDLLKLPKHMLLLDVRTRWNSLYLMMERFTEQFPAIQAAAIDPRIRRPMEKERLDRIGNEDLRKAEEFVHLMRKHYTSTLAVSSDKSATCGEILPILQKLEQQYTVQEGDSAFTRSIKENIWKDLSKRYQGTDIQRFLEEATILDPRFKYKVKSDAVWDRIREAAITANTVAARDELPGEGETQREGCEDGEEEEVEEHYALPPPSKKTALEELFEEEDNELQSIRESQPRLSLAQKVDQEIQFYKSLPSIPCRDSAALWWWNKQDTLPLLSGLAENYLCVQASSTPSERVFSTAGDTISPERSRILPEKADMLIFLQKNC, from the exons atggcacccctaaggttaaaacggtccaaagtgtggcttcatttcacattacataaggATGGCAACAGGGCGTTTTGCAACCACTGCAAATTGTTGATAACATCGGCGGGAgggaatacttcaaatatgcataaacatctgCGCACACAACACGGGATAAACTTTAACGAGTGTCGCGTTTTTGATGCCCTTCGGAGTGACAGCAGCCAAGCTTCTACGACCACCGTGGCCTTGGGGGCTAACACCGAAGGCAACTCTGGTG ATTTAGAACAAGATGATGACCGGGACGAGACGGGTAGTCTGGCTGACTCAGAGGCTAGCAGCACTTGCTCCCGTTTACCTCTGGCTTCTATTTTCGTCgaggcaggcagaaataaaatgtcccaggcAAAGGTAGAAGAATGTCACCGGGCAGTTACCAAATTTGTTGTTAAGGGTTTGCACCCATTTTCTACAGTAGACGCCCCTGAATTTCG GGAGATGACAAAGGTTCTCAATCCAAAATACAAAGCCCCCAGCAGGGAAAGCTTAACCAACCACTTAATCCCTGCTTGGTATGGtgtggaaaagggaaatgtgatctctgaactgaaaacagtgtcaaaggcAGCTATCACGGCTGATGGGTGGACAAGCTTTTGTCAGGATCATTATCTCACGGTTACTCTGCACTACGTGAGCAATGGCCAGGTAAAGGAAAAGGTCCTAAAAACCAAAGCCGTGTACCAATCTCAGACAGGCTCAGCTGTAGCAGAGgagattgattacattttagaagaataTGGTGTACGGGAAAAGGTTGTGGCAGCAACTGTAGACAATGCAGCGAACATGGATGTAGccatcaaacagctgcaaattGTCAAATTTCCATGCTTCGCTCATACGCTGAACCTGGGAGCGCAAAAGCTGTACAACTGCACTGCCATATCCAATTGGGCAGCACGAGTTCGAGCAGTTGTTGTCTGGATGAAGAGGTCCCACATGGCAAAAGTTgttcttaaagagaaacaagactTGCTCA AGCTGCCCAAGCACATGCTCCTCCTGGATGTAAGGACCAGATGGAATTCCCTCTATTTGATGATGGAGAGATTCACCGAGCAGTTCCCTGCTATCCAGGCTGCAGCCATAGATCCACGCATAAGAAGGCCCATGGAGAAGGAAag gTTGGACAGAATAGGCAACGAGGACTTAAGGAAAGCAGAGGAGTTTGTGCATCTCATGCGGAAGCATTACACCTCCACACTGGCCGTCTCCAGCGACAAAAGTGCAACCTGCGGTGAGATTTTGCCCATCTTGCAGAAGCTGGAGCAACAGTACACTGTGCAGGAAGGTGACTCTGCGTTCACAAGGAGCATCAAGGAGAACATTTGGAAGGATCTCTCCAAACGCTACCAG gGAACTGACATTCAGAGATTCCTGGAGGAAGCCACCATCTTGGACCccagatttaaatacaaagtgaaaagtgatGCAGTCTGGGACAGGATCAGGGAAgctgcaataacagcaaatacagtggcagcaagagatgag CTcccaggggaaggagagacacagagggaaggctgcgaagatggggaggaggaagaagtagaggAACACTAT gcaCTGCCACCACCATCAAAAAAGACAGCCTTGGAAGAACTATTCGAGGAGGAGGACAACGAGCTGCAGTCAATCCGTGAATCACAGCCCCGTCTTTCCCTGGCTCAGAAGGTGGATCAGGAAATCCAGTTCTACAAAAGCCTGCCCTCCATCCCCTGCAGGGATAGCGCCGCACTGTGGTGGTGGAACAAGCAGGATACGCTGCCCTTGCTATCTGGACTGGCTGAAAActacctctgtgtgcaggcttCCTCCACCCCATCTGAGAGGGTGTTCTCCACGGCTGGAGACACCATAAGCCCCGAAAGATCCCGTATCCTTCCAGAAAAAGCAGATATGctcatatttctgcaaaagaactgttaa
- the LOC134866803 gene encoding E3 SUMO-protein ligase ZBED1-like isoform X4: MLLLDVRTRWNSLYLMMERFTEQFPAIQAAAIDPRIRRPMEKERLDRIGNEDLRKAEEFVHLMRKHYTSTLAVSSDKSATCGEILPILQKLEQQYTVQEGDSAFTRSIKENIWKDLSKRYQGTDIQRFLEEATILDPRFKYKVKSDAVWDRIREAAITANTVAARDELPGEGETQREGCEDGEEEEVEEHYALPPPSKKTALEELFEEEDNELQSIRESQPRLSLAQKVDQEIQFYKSLPSIPCRDSAALWWWNKQDTLPLLSGLAENYLCVQASSTPSERVFSTAGDTISPERSRILPEKADMLIFLQKNC; this comes from the exons ATGCTCCTCCTGGATGTAAGGACCAGATGGAATTCCCTCTATTTGATGATGGAGAGATTCACCGAGCAGTTCCCTGCTATCCAGGCTGCAGCCATAGATCCACGCATAAGAAGGCCCATGGAGAAGGAAag gTTGGACAGAATAGGCAACGAGGACTTAAGGAAAGCAGAGGAGTTTGTGCATCTCATGCGGAAGCATTACACCTCCACACTGGCCGTCTCCAGCGACAAAAGTGCAACCTGCGGTGAGATTTTGCCCATCTTGCAGAAGCTGGAGCAACAGTACACTGTGCAGGAAGGTGACTCTGCGTTCACAAGGAGCATCAAGGAGAACATTTGGAAGGATCTCTCCAAACGCTACCAG gGAACTGACATTCAGAGATTCCTGGAGGAAGCCACCATCTTGGACCccagatttaaatacaaagtgaaaagtgatGCAGTCTGGGACAGGATCAGGGAAgctgcaataacagcaaatacagtggcagcaagagatgag CTcccaggggaaggagagacacagagggaaggctgcgaagatggggaggaggaagaagtagaggAACACTAT gcaCTGCCACCACCATCAAAAAAGACAGCCTTGGAAGAACTATTCGAGGAGGAGGACAACGAGCTGCAGTCAATCCGTGAATCACAGCCCCGTCTTTCCCTGGCTCAGAAGGTGGATCAGGAAATCCAGTTCTACAAAAGCCTGCCCTCCATCCCCTGCAGGGATAGCGCCGCACTGTGGTGGTGGAACAAGCAGGATACGCTGCCCTTGCTATCTGGACTGGCTGAAAActacctctgtgtgcaggcttCCTCCACCCCATCTGAGAGGGTGTTCTCCACGGCTGGAGACACCATAAGCCCCGAAAGATCCCGTATCCTTCCAGAAAAAGCAGATATGctcatatttctgcaaaagaactgttaa
- the LOC134866803 gene encoding E3 SUMO-protein ligase ZBED1-like isoform X2: MTKVLNPKYKAPSRESLTNHLIPAWYGVEKGNVISELKTVSKAAITADGWTSFCQDHYLTVTLHYVSNGQVKEKVLKTKAVYQSQTGSAVAEEIDYILEEYGVREKVVAATVDNAANMDVAIKQLQIVKFPCFAHTLNLGAQKLYNCTAISNWAARVRAVVVWMKRSHMAKVVLKEKQDLLKLPKHMLLLDVRTRWNSLYLMMERFTEQFPAIQAAAIDPRIRRPMEKERLDRIGNEDLRKAEEFVHLMRKHYTSTLAVSSDKSATCGEILPILQKLEQQYTVQEGDSAFTRSIKENIWKDLSKRYQGTDIQRFLEEATILDPRFKYKVKSDAVWDRIREAAITANTVAARDELPGEGETQREGCEDGEEEEVEEHYALPPPSKKTALEELFEEEDNELQSIRESQPRLSLAQKVDQEIQFYKSLPSIPCRDSAALWWWNKQDTLPLLSGLAENYLCVQASSTPSERVFSTAGDTISPERSRILPEKADMLIFLQKNC; the protein is encoded by the exons ATGACAAAGGTTCTCAATCCAAAATACAAAGCCCCCAGCAGGGAAAGCTTAACCAACCACTTAATCCCTGCTTGGTATGGtgtggaaaagggaaatgtgatctctgaactgaaaacagtgtcaaaggcAGCTATCACGGCTGATGGGTGGACAAGCTTTTGTCAGGATCATTATCTCACGGTTACTCTGCACTACGTGAGCAATGGCCAGGTAAAGGAAAAGGTCCTAAAAACCAAAGCCGTGTACCAATCTCAGACAGGCTCAGCTGTAGCAGAGgagattgattacattttagaagaataTGGTGTACGGGAAAAGGTTGTGGCAGCAACTGTAGACAATGCAGCGAACATGGATGTAGccatcaaacagctgcaaattGTCAAATTTCCATGCTTCGCTCATACGCTGAACCTGGGAGCGCAAAAGCTGTACAACTGCACTGCCATATCCAATTGGGCAGCACGAGTTCGAGCAGTTGTTGTCTGGATGAAGAGGTCCCACATGGCAAAAGTTgttcttaaagagaaacaagactTGCTCA AGCTGCCCAAGCACATGCTCCTCCTGGATGTAAGGACCAGATGGAATTCCCTCTATTTGATGATGGAGAGATTCACCGAGCAGTTCCCTGCTATCCAGGCTGCAGCCATAGATCCACGCATAAGAAGGCCCATGGAGAAGGAAag gTTGGACAGAATAGGCAACGAGGACTTAAGGAAAGCAGAGGAGTTTGTGCATCTCATGCGGAAGCATTACACCTCCACACTGGCCGTCTCCAGCGACAAAAGTGCAACCTGCGGTGAGATTTTGCCCATCTTGCAGAAGCTGGAGCAACAGTACACTGTGCAGGAAGGTGACTCTGCGTTCACAAGGAGCATCAAGGAGAACATTTGGAAGGATCTCTCCAAACGCTACCAG gGAACTGACATTCAGAGATTCCTGGAGGAAGCCACCATCTTGGACCccagatttaaatacaaagtgaaaagtgatGCAGTCTGGGACAGGATCAGGGAAgctgcaataacagcaaatacagtggcagcaagagatgag CTcccaggggaaggagagacacagagggaaggctgcgaagatggggaggaggaagaagtagaggAACACTAT gcaCTGCCACCACCATCAAAAAAGACAGCCTTGGAAGAACTATTCGAGGAGGAGGACAACGAGCTGCAGTCAATCCGTGAATCACAGCCCCGTCTTTCCCTGGCTCAGAAGGTGGATCAGGAAATCCAGTTCTACAAAAGCCTGCCCTCCATCCCCTGCAGGGATAGCGCCGCACTGTGGTGGTGGAACAAGCAGGATACGCTGCCCTTGCTATCTGGACTGGCTGAAAActacctctgtgtgcaggcttCCTCCACCCCATCTGAGAGGGTGTTCTCCACGGCTGGAGACACCATAAGCCCCGAAAGATCCCGTATCCTTCCAGAAAAAGCAGATATGctcatatttctgcaaaagaactgttaa
- the rrp1 gene encoding ribosomal RNA processing protein 1 homolog B, whose amino-acid sequence MATLQEPEVQLAQRLASNEKPIRTKALKKLRKYITVRSHSDTGEFSSDELLKLWKGLFYCLWMQDKPLLQEELSTQISALIHSFHHIDGQLLYLESFLQTLKREWTGIDRLRMDKFFQLVRFMFRQTFQMLKMKSWESSAVSRFLELLTAQLLQSSSGAPSGLQFHVLDLYMSELATVGAAELTADQNLIFIEPFCKTAAKTKDRALFGAICNSVLCTIIDQAPFAIDDLMKEVKAAEASDSDSGQASEEDDGDEQPRERKSKAVCDIGRKQTNGNKSNEDDDDDDDDELLHMEEDSDTEEPCDEDVGPVLQFAYAALADRLFGLASRNSTPSKNRQRLYKIIRVLRDLHEGNFPQDEYPEEVSTDEDDDMFGTRKRMKRGRSRVEDDEDEDEGVPAAKKTKGKKKAASKLDSQSKEESGKDEEEPADFNANHENKKKKKNRRRKKKTNKAGPGGGGEGDADRPEPTVVPGEVAQTQCRGAVAVTEAETVLLSEEDKQLTVLAEDSSEELAQKKEAETSDVKADVMEAEEQQTPVGTESSPEGPATVSGKRKKRKSLKAKLPTNDIADESWVTTEVTPVASEESADTEGNAVSTEADLPQASGQEGPTTSVEKPTDSTTPINKKKSKKNNRKADEAPDAETQAHLEVEEKPAVVPSVCEEASPHAAVQPIKKKKKAKQAHPAAADESTVKPLKKKKTQKEPQTSVDKDAAAGTPQAEDAEFKITMATPAKKKKKKLAAAEKDDETHLQVDDGVNELPADGAAAVSSSGKGVKKKRKIPVTFEYEADELEAASTNGLAEEPTVAKKPKAGSGFTKPSIAKKSQKKAKTSSGSASDLITFQMNAAAPPALFCSRPLSGKKKIQTPPSESKKVTFGLKNNKTAEFRKTDRSLLLSPDGSSRVPFDPKQKPKFGVLKSPPTPLSARKTPKANKKSGLNTPKETPKRRPSAADFF is encoded by the exons ATGGCAACGCTTCAAGAGCCAGAGGTCCAGCTCGCACAACGACTAGCCTCAAACGAGAAGCCTATCCGGACCAAGGCTTTGAAGAAACTGAGGAAGTACATCACTGTCCGCTCTCACAGCGACACAG GTGAATTCTCAAGTGATGAGCTGCTCAAACTGTGGAAAGGTCTGTTCTACTGTCTGTGGATGCAGGACAAACCACTGCTGCAG GAGGAGCTGTCAACCCAGATCTCCGCCCTGATCCACAGCTTCCACCACATCGATGGAC AGTTGTTGTACCTGGAGAGCTTCCTGCAGACGTTGAAGAGGGAGTGGACAGGAATCGACCGGCTGCGAATGGACAAGTTCTTCCAG CTGGTTCGCTTCATGTTCAGACAAACCTTTCAGATGCTGAAGATGAAAAGCTGGGAGAGCAG TGCGGTCAGCAGGTTCCTGGAGCTGCTGACAGCACAGCTCCTGCAGAGCAGCAGCGGGGCCCCCAGCGGCCTGCAGTTCCACGTCCTGGACCTGTATATGAGCGAGCTGGCCACAGTGGGTGCAGCAGAG CTCACTGCTGATCAGAACTTGATTTTCATCGAGCCATTCTGCAAAACAGCAGCCAAAACCAAAGA CCGGGCTCTGTTCGGTGCCATCTGCAACAGCGTCCTCTGCACCATCATCGACCAGGCCCCGTTCGCTATCGACGATTTGATGAAGGAGGTGAAGGCAGCAGAGGCCTCGGACTCAGACTCGGGGCAGGCTTCAGAAGAGGACGACGGTGACGAGCAGCcaagggagaggaagagcaaaGCTGTCTGTGACATAGGAAGGAAGCAGACCAACG gcaataaatcaaatgaagatgatgatgatgatgatgatgatgagctTCTTCACATGGAGGAGGATTCGGACACAGAGGAGCCATGTGATGAAGACGTCGGGCCGGTGCTACAG ttTGCCTATGCGGCCCTGGCAGACAGGCTGTTTGGGTTGGCCAGCCGCAACAGCACTCCCAGCAAGAACAGACAGAGGTTGTACAAGATCATCAGAGT CCTGCGTGACCTGCATGAAG GCAACTTCCCTCAGGATGAGTATCCAGAGGAGGTCTCCACAGATGAGGATGATGACATGTTTGGTACCAGGAAGAGAATGAAGAGAGGGCGAAGCCGTGTGGAGGATGACGAGGACGAGGATGAGGGGGTGCCAGCAGCCAAGAAAACTAAAG gaaagaaaaaagcgGCTTCCAAACTCGACTCACAAAGTAAGGAGGAGTCAGGGAAAGATGAAGAGGAGCCAGCTGACTTTAATGCAaatcatgaaaacaaaaagaagaagaagaacaggaggaggaagaagaagacaaataaGGCGGGACCAGGAGGAGGTGGTGAAGGAGATGCAGACAGGCCTGAACCAACAGTGGTACCAGGAGAGGTGGCACAGACGCAGTGCAGAGGCGCTGTAGCAGTGACCGAGGCAGAGACTGTGCTCCTCTCTGAAGAAGACAAACAGCTTACCGTCCTAGCAGAGGACAGCTCCGAAGAGCTTGCACAGAAGAAAGAGGCGGAGACTTCTGATGTTAAAGCCGACGTGATGGAGGCTGAGGAGCAGCAGACTCCTGTTGGAACAGAGAGTTCTCCCGAAGGCCCTGCGACAGTCTctgggaagaggaagaagaggaaaagtcTGAAAGCGAAGTTACCAACCAATGATATCGCTGATGAATCCTGGGTCACCACAGAGGTCACACCAGTTGCTAGTGAGGAGTCTGCTGACACTGAGGGTAATGCTGTGAGCACAGAAGCAGATCTCCCCCAGGCTTCAGGGCAAGAGGGCCCGACCACTTCAGTCGAGAAGCCGACTGATTCTACTACCCCGATTAACAAGAAGAAGAGTAAGAAAAATAACCGCAAGGCTGATGAGGCGCCAGACGCTGAGACTCAGGCACATTTGGAGGTAGAGGAAAAACCCGCTGTAGTTCCATCAGTCTGTGAGGAAGCATCACCACATGCTGCCGTccagccaattaaaaaaaagaaaaaggccaaGCAAGCGCacccagctgctgcagatgaaaGCACTGTAAAaccactgaagaagaaaaagactcAAAAGGAACCTCAGACTTCAGTGGATAAGGATGCAGCGGCTGGAACCCCTCAGGCTGAAGATGCTGAGTTTAAGATCACCATGGCAACACcagcaaagaagaagaaaaagaagttgGCAGCAGCCGAGAAGGATGATGAAACCCATTTGCAGGTCGATGATGGTGTCAATGAGCTCCCAGCGGATGGAGCTGCAGCTGTCTCTTCCTCTGGGAAAggagtgaagaagaagaggaagatccCTGTGACGTTTGAGTACGAGGCTGATGAGCTGGAGGCTGCATCCACCAATGGCCTGGCAGAGGAACCAACTGTTGCCAAGAAGCCCAAAGCAGGCAGT ggttttactAAGCCATCTATAGCAAAAAAGTCACAGAAGAAGGCGAAGACTTCCTCAGGCTCTGCGTCTGACCTAATCACCTTCCAGATGAATGCTGCAGCCCCCCCGGCTCTGTTCTGCAGCAGGCCGCTGTCCGGCAAGAAG AAGATCCAAACTCCCCCGTCAGAATCAAAGAAGGTGACCTTCGGCCTCAAGAACAACAAGACAGCTG AGTTCAGGAAAACGGACCGCAGCCTGCTGCTGAGTCCAGATGGGTCATCACGAGTGCCCTTCGACCCAAAGCAGAAACCCAAGTTTGGGGTCCTAAAGTCTCCGCCCACACCACTCTCTGCCAGAAAGACCCCGAAGGCCAACAAGAAGAGCGGCCTCAATACTCCAAAGGAGACTCCTAAACGCCGGCCCTCAGCAGCAGACTTCTTCTAA